A window of the Halopseudomonas phragmitis genome harbors these coding sequences:
- a CDS encoding cupin domain-containing protein, producing the protein MSITSIVDFATAATEAEHYRPDPAKVLAGDPAQNVRNHYTSPCGQFFSGVWEAEPGHWTINYSEHEYCEILEGESILRDRAGNGKILRTGDRFVIPAGFEGSWEVLQRTRKVYVIFEPKSI; encoded by the coding sequence ATGTCGATCACCAGTATTGTCGATTTCGCCACGGCGGCCACTGAAGCCGAGCATTACCGCCCTGACCCGGCCAAGGTGCTGGCCGGCGATCCGGCCCAGAACGTACGCAACCATTACACCAGCCCGTGCGGGCAGTTTTTTTCCGGAGTCTGGGAGGCCGAGCCCGGGCACTGGACCATCAACTATAGCGAGCACGAATACTGCGAGATTCTTGAAGGCGAATCAATCCTGCGTGACCGTGCCGGTAATGGCAAAATCCTGCGCACCGGTGACCGCTTCGTGATTCCCGCCGGGTTCGAGGGCAGTTGGGAAGTGCTTCAGCGGACCCGCAAGGTCTATGTGATCTTCGAGCCAAAGAGCATTTGA
- a CDS encoding aspartate aminotransferase family protein — protein MQHPATSQQDLSLDEFWMPFTANRQFKAKPRLLESAEGMFYTDVEGRQVLDATAGLWCCNAGHGRKEISEAVARQIAKLDFAPTFQMGHPLPFQLAERLVEIAPKGLNRVFFTNSGSESVDTALKIALAYQRARGEGTRTRLIGRELGYHGVGFGGISVGGMVNNRKAFGVQLPGVDHLPHTLDLERNAFTRGLPKQGAELADQLEKLVALHGAENIAAVIVEPMSGSAGVILPPQGYLKRLREITAKHGILLIFDEVITGYGRLGEPFAAQRWEVTPDIITTAKGLTNGAIPMGAVFVSEQIQDAFMHGPQGLIELFHGYTYSGHPVAAAAALATLDIYQRDGLLTRARELEVYWQEALHSLQGLAHVIDIRNTGLVGAVHLASREGAPGARGYEVFEACYWDGVMVRVTGDIIAMSPPLIVEKPHIDRIVEVLGNVIRRTA, from the coding sequence ATGCAGCACCCCGCCACCTCGCAACAGGATTTGAGCCTGGACGAGTTCTGGATGCCCTTCACCGCCAATCGCCAGTTCAAGGCCAAACCGCGTCTGCTGGAGAGCGCCGAAGGCATGTTCTACACCGATGTCGAGGGCCGGCAGGTACTGGATGCCACGGCCGGGCTGTGGTGCTGCAACGCCGGGCATGGGCGCAAGGAGATTTCCGAGGCGGTCGCCCGCCAGATCGCCAAGCTGGATTTCGCTCCAACCTTTCAGATGGGCCACCCGCTGCCGTTCCAGCTCGCCGAACGTCTGGTCGAGATCGCACCCAAGGGACTGAACCGGGTGTTCTTCACCAACTCCGGCTCGGAGTCGGTGGATACCGCACTGAAGATCGCCCTGGCCTATCAGCGCGCCCGTGGCGAAGGTACCCGCACCCGGCTGATCGGTCGTGAGCTGGGCTATCACGGCGTAGGCTTTGGCGGTATCTCGGTCGGTGGCATGGTCAACAACCGCAAGGCCTTCGGCGTGCAACTGCCGGGAGTCGATCATCTGCCACACACCCTGGACCTGGAACGTAACGCTTTTACCCGCGGTCTGCCGAAACAGGGGGCGGAGCTGGCGGATCAACTGGAGAAACTGGTAGCGCTGCATGGCGCGGAGAACATCGCGGCGGTGATTGTTGAGCCGATGTCCGGCTCAGCCGGGGTGATTCTGCCGCCGCAAGGCTATCTCAAGCGCCTGCGCGAGATTACTGCCAAGCATGGCATCTTGTTGATCTTCGACGAGGTGATCACCGGTTACGGGCGTCTTGGCGAGCCGTTCGCGGCGCAGCGCTGGGAGGTGACCCCGGACATCATCACCACCGCCAAGGGCCTGACCAACGGCGCGATTCCGATGGGCGCAGTGTTCGTCAGCGAACAGATTCAGGATGCCTTCATGCACGGCCCACAGGGGCTGATTGAGCTGTTCCACGGCTACACTTACTCCGGCCACCCGGTGGCGGCAGCCGCAGCGCTGGCGACGCTGGACATCTATCAGCGCGACGGCCTGCTGACCCGCGCCCGCGAGCTGGAAGTCTATTGGCAGGAGGCGCTGCACAGCCTGCAGGGGCTGGCGCATGTGATCGATATTCGCAACACCGGCCTGGTCGGCGCGGTGCATCTGGCCAGCCGCGAGGGTGCGCCGGGGGCACGAGGCTATGAGGTATTCGAGGCCTGTTACTGGGACGGGGTGATGGTGCGGGTGACCGGCGACATCATCGCCATGTCGCCGCCGCTGATCGTCGAGAAGCCGCATATCGATCGCATCGTCGAAGTCTTGGGCAATGTAATTCGGCGCACGGCTTGA
- a CDS encoding CoA-acylating methylmalonate-semialdehyde dehydrogenase — protein sequence MTLQLTHFINGLRTAPSARTQPVYEPATGEQRGLVSLASAAEVEQAIALAKAAQPAWAATTPLNRARILFKYKALVEAHADELAELITREHGKVFDDAKGELTRGLEVVEFACGIPHLLKGEHTEQVGGGVDAWSVNQPLGVCAGIAPFNFPAMVPMWMFPIAIACGNTFIMKPSEKDPSTPLRLAELLKEAGLPDGVFNVVNGDKEAVDVLLTHPDIQAVSFVGSTPIAEYIYATGCAHGKRVQALGGAKNHMVVMPDADLDQAVNALMGAAYGSAGERCMAISVAVAVGDEVADQLIAALAPKVKALKIGNGMSPGMEMGPLVSAQHLAKVKGYVDQGVAEGAELVVDGREVGVPGLETGYFMGGCLFDKVTPEMVIYREEIFGPVLCIVRVPDYQSAVALINAHEYGNGTAIFTRDGDSARQFCNEIQVGMVGVNVPIPVPMAFHSFGGWKRSLFGPLHMHGPDGVRFYTKRKAITSRWPTGIRAGAEFVMPTMK from the coding sequence ATGACACTGCAACTGACACACTTCATCAATGGCCTGCGCACCGCGCCCAGCGCCCGCACCCAGCCGGTGTACGAGCCGGCTACCGGCGAGCAGCGCGGCCTGGTGTCGCTGGCCAGCGCCGCCGAGGTTGAACAGGCGATTGCTCTGGCCAAGGCCGCGCAGCCGGCCTGGGCGGCGACCACGCCGCTGAACCGGGCGCGGATTCTGTTCAAGTACAAGGCGCTGGTCGAGGCCCATGCCGACGAGCTGGCTGAGTTGATCACCCGTGAGCACGGCAAGGTGTTCGACGATGCCAAGGGCGAGCTGACCCGCGGCCTGGAAGTGGTGGAGTTCGCCTGTGGCATTCCGCACCTGCTCAAGGGTGAGCATACCGAGCAGGTGGGGGGCGGGGTCGATGCCTGGTCGGTCAACCAGCCACTGGGCGTCTGTGCCGGTATAGCGCCGTTCAACTTCCCGGCCATGGTGCCGATGTGGATGTTCCCGATCGCCATTGCCTGCGGCAATACCTTCATCATGAAGCCGTCAGAGAAGGACCCGAGCACCCCGCTGCGCCTGGCCGAACTGCTCAAGGAAGCCGGCTTGCCCGATGGCGTGTTCAACGTAGTCAACGGCGACAAGGAAGCGGTCGACGTGCTGCTGACCCACCCGGACATTCAGGCGGTGAGTTTCGTCGGTTCGACCCCGATTGCCGAGTACATCTACGCCACCGGCTGCGCCCATGGCAAGCGGGTGCAGGCCCTGGGCGGGGCCAAGAACCACATGGTAGTGATGCCCGACGCTGATCTGGATCAGGCGGTCAATGCGCTGATGGGCGCCGCCTATGGCAGTGCCGGCGAACGCTGCATGGCGATTTCGGTGGCGGTAGCCGTGGGTGACGAGGTGGCTGACCAACTGATTGCAGCGTTGGCACCCAAGGTCAAGGCATTGAAGATTGGTAATGGCATGAGCCCTGGCATGGAGATGGGGCCGCTGGTGTCGGCCCAGCATCTGGCCAAGGTCAAGGGCTATGTCGACCAGGGCGTGGCTGAAGGCGCCGAGCTGGTGGTCGATGGTCGTGAGGTTGGGGTGCCGGGCCTGGAAACGGGTTATTTCATGGGCGGTTGCCTGTTCGACAAGGTTACCCCGGAGATGGTCATCTACCGTGAGGAGATTTTCGGTCCGGTGCTGTGCATTGTCCGGGTGCCGGACTATCAGAGTGCGGTGGCACTGATCAACGCCCATGAGTATGGCAATGGTACGGCGATCTTTACCCGTGACGGCGACAGCGCGCGGCAGTTCTGTAACGAGATTCAGGTCGGCATGGTTGGCGTGAATGTGCCGATTCCGGTGCCGATGGCGTTCCACAGCTTCGGGGGCTGGAAGCGTTCGCTGTTTGGTCCGCTGCACATGCACGGCCCCGATGGGGTGCGTTTCTACACCAAGCGCAAGGCGATCACCTCGCGCTGGCCGACCGGTATTCGCGCTGGTGCCGAGTTCGTCATGCCGACCATGAAGTAA
- a CDS encoding aldehyde dehydrogenase, which yields MSRAQWEQRADALKIQGQAFINGQYQSAVGGETFDCLSPIDGRVLAQIASCGQSDADLAVANARATFDSGVWSRLAPTQRKQVLIRFAELIEQHGEELALLETLDMGKPISDALAVDIPGAARAIRWSGEAIDKIYDEVAATAHDELGLVTREPVGVVAAIVPWNFPLLMACWKLGPALATGNSVVLKPSEKSPLTAIRLAQIALEAGLPAGVLNVLPGFGHTVGKALALHMDVDTLVFTGSTRVAKQLMIYAGESNMKRVWLEAGGKSPNIVFADAPDLDAAAQAAAGAIAFNQGEVCTAGSRLLVEASIKDAFVEKVAAALKAHWQPGNPLDPNTTVGALVDTSQIDTVLRYIEAGHEDGARLVSGGQRVLEETGGFYVEPTLFDGVRNDMRIAREEIFGPVLSVLSFKDFDEAIAVANDTIYGLAAAVWTRDLSKAHRAAKALRAGSVWVNQYDGGDMTAPFGGFKQSGNGRDKSLHAFDKYTELKATWIKL from the coding sequence ATGTCCCGTGCCCAGTGGGAACAGCGCGCAGACGCGCTAAAGATTCAAGGTCAGGCCTTCATCAATGGTCAGTATCAGAGCGCTGTCGGTGGCGAAACCTTCGACTGCCTCAGCCCGATCGATGGCCGGGTGCTGGCGCAGATCGCCAGCTGTGGCCAGAGCGATGCCGATCTGGCGGTAGCCAATGCCCGCGCCACCTTTGATTCCGGGGTCTGGTCACGCCTGGCGCCAACCCAGCGCAAGCAGGTGCTGATCCGCTTTGCCGAGCTGATCGAACAGCATGGTGAGGAACTGGCCCTGCTGGAAACCCTGGACATGGGCAAACCGATCAGCGACGCCCTGGCAGTGGATATTCCCGGCGCAGCGCGGGCGATCCGCTGGAGTGGCGAGGCGATCGACAAGATCTACGACGAAGTGGCGGCCACCGCCCACGATGAACTCGGGCTGGTCACCCGCGAGCCGGTCGGTGTGGTCGCCGCCATCGTGCCGTGGAACTTCCCGCTGCTGATGGCCTGCTGGAAACTCGGCCCGGCCCTCGCCACCGGCAACTCGGTGGTGCTCAAGCCCTCGGAGAAATCGCCGCTGACTGCCATCCGCCTGGCCCAGATTGCCCTCGAGGCCGGCCTGCCAGCCGGGGTGCTGAATGTGTTGCCGGGCTTCGGCCACACCGTTGGCAAGGCCCTGGCCCTGCATATGGATGTCGATACTCTGGTGTTCACCGGCTCGACCCGGGTGGCCAAGCAACTGATGATCTATGCCGGCGAGTCGAACATGAAGCGGGTCTGGCTGGAAGCTGGCGGCAAGAGCCCGAACATCGTCTTCGCCGATGCCCCGGATCTGGACGCCGCGGCCCAGGCCGCTGCCGGTGCCATCGCCTTCAACCAGGGTGAGGTCTGCACCGCCGGCTCGCGGCTGCTGGTCGAAGCCTCAATCAAGGACGCCTTTGTCGAGAAGGTCGCCGCCGCGCTCAAGGCCCACTGGCAGCCGGGCAATCCACTGGACCCGAACACCACGGTCGGCGCGCTGGTCGACACCAGCCAGATCGACACCGTGCTGCGGTATATCGAGGCTGGCCATGAGGATGGCGCACGGCTGGTCAGCGGCGGTCAGCGGGTGCTGGAGGAAACCGGCGGGTTCTATGTCGAGCCTACCCTGTTCGACGGGGTGCGCAACGACATGCGCATCGCCCGCGAGGAAATCTTCGGCCCGGTGCTGTCGGTGCTCAGCTTCAAGGACTTTGATGAAGCCATCGCGGTTGCCAACGACACCATCTACGGGCTGGCGGCGGCGGTCTGGACCCGCGACCTGTCCAAGGCCCACCGGGCAGCCAAGGCGCTGCGTGCCGGCAGTGTCTGGGTCAACCAGTACGACGGTGGCGACATGACCGCGCCGTTCGGCGGCTTCAAGCAGTCGGGCAACGGCCGTGACAAGTCGCTGCATGCGTTCGACAAGTACACCGAACTCAAGGCCACCTGGATCAAGCTGTAG